The Lysobacter oculi genomic sequence TCGACCTGGTGACGCGCGAGGAGTTCGAAGTGCAGCGCGCGGTGCTGCTCAAGACCCGCGAGAAACTCGAAGCGCTCGAACGCAGCGTGGCCGAGCTGGAAGCCGCCGCGCGCGGCGACGGCGACGCGCACCACTGACGGCTGCCGCGTTGCGCCAAGCGCATCGCGGAACCCCAACGACATGGGACTGGCCCGGGTGATGAGCCGGGCGCGCGTGGGCGTGCGCGCGCCGCAGGTGGTGGTGGAAGTGCACGTGGGCGGCGGGCTGCCCTCGCTGTCGATCGTCGGCCTGCCGGAGGCCGCGGTGCGCGAGGCCAAGGACCGCGTGCGGGCGGCCATCGTCTGCGCGCAGCTGGAATATCCGGCCGGGCGCATCACCATCAACCTCGCGCCGGCTGACCTGCGCAAGGAAGGCGGCGGCTTCGACCTGCCGATCGCGCTCGGCATCCTCGCCGCCAGCGACCAGCTGCCGCTGCAGGCGCTGGCGTCCATCGAATTCCTCGGCGAGCTGGGCCTGAGCGGCGAGCTGCGGCCGGTGGCCGGCGTGCTGCCGGCGGCGCTGGCCGCCACCGAGGCGGGACGAAGCCTGATCCTGCCCGCCGCCAACGGCGCCGAAGCCGCGCTCGCCGGACGCGCCGGCATCGCCACCGCACGGACATTGCTGGAAGTCTGCGCGGCGTTGCGCGGCCAGAAGACCCTGCCGCCCGCCGAAGCCGCATCCGCCATCCCCACCCTGCCGTCGCCCGACCTGCGCGATGTGCGCGGGCAGGCGCAAGCGCGGCGCGCGCTGGAGATCGCCGCCTGTGGCCAGCACCATCTGCTGCTGCTCGGCAGCCCGGGCTGTGGCAAGACGCTGCTGGCCTCGCGCCTGCCCGGCATCCTGCCGCCGATGGGCGAAGCCGAGGCGCTGGAAACCGCCGCCGTGCATTCGGTGTCCGGGCAGCCGTTCGAACCGGCACGCTGGCGGCAGCGCCCGTTCCGCAGCCCGCACCACACGGCGAGCGCGGTGGCGCTGGCCGGCGGCGGCAGTTCGCCGCGCCCCGGCGAGAT encodes the following:
- a CDS encoding YifB family Mg chelatase-like AAA ATPase, giving the protein MGLARVMSRARVGVRAPQVVVEVHVGGGLPSLSIVGLPEAAVREAKDRVRAAIVCAQLEYPAGRITINLAPADLRKEGGGFDLPIALGILAASDQLPLQALASIEFLGELGLSGELRPVAGVLPAALAATEAGRSLILPAANGAEAALAGRAGIATARTLLEVCAALRGQKTLPPAEAASAIPTLPSPDLRDVRGQAQARRALEIAACGQHHLLLLGSPGCGKTLLASRLPGILPPMGEAEALETAAVHSVSGQPFEPARWRQRPFRSPHHTASAVALAGGGSSPRPGEISLAHHGVLFLDELPEWNRAALEVLRQPLESGTVTVSRAARQCEFPARVQLVAAMNPCPCGWAGDVSGRCRCSPDIIARYRARISGPLLDRIDLQLAMQRLPPAALACDAPPAEDSARVRARVSLARDRQLARAGKPNALLEPAELARDGRLQTGDQALLAQAIDRLQLSARGVHRILRVARSIADLAGSGDIHTPHLAEAIGYRTL
- the ubiK gene encoding ubiquinone biosynthesis accessory factor UbiK; translated protein: MIDLAQLDDLARRLGGLLPPSLREGREELQENFKSVLQAGLARLDLVTREEFEVQRAVLLKTREKLEALERSVAELEAAARGDGDAHH